In the Bacillus sp. FJAT-42376 genome, TCTGGAGGATGATCGAATGCTCTCTCTTGAGAAATTAACAGCAATCCGCAGGGATCTTCATCAGATTCCTGAACTCGGGTTTCAGGAGTTCAAGACTCAAAGGTACCTGCTTCACTTTTTTGAAAAGCTTCCAGCAAACCGGTTTGAGCTGAAAAAATGGAGAACGGGTCTTCTTGTTAAAATAAAAGGGACGAACCCTTCTAAAATCATGGGCTACCGTGCCGATATCGACGGCCTGCCGATTACGGAGCAAACAGGCTATTCCTTCTCCTCAGTGCATGAAGGGATGATGCATGCATGCGGGCACGATCTCCATATGACGATTGCGCTCGCCATTGCGGAACACTTTATCCATAACCCGATTTCAGACGACCTTCTCCTCCTGTTTCAGCCTGCAGAAGAAGGGCCGGGCGGTGCCCAGCCAATGATGGAAAGCGAAGAGTTCAAGGAATGGAAACCTGATTTTATCACAGCCCTTCATATAGCTCCTGAGCTTCCGGCTGGAACGATTGGAACCAAGCCGGGCCTTTTGTTTGCCAACACGTCCGAACTTTTTATTGATTTAAAAGGAAAAGGCGGGCACGCAGCCTATCCGCATACCGCAAAAGACATGATTGTAGCAGCGAGTCAGCTGGTTGGCCAGTTTCAGACCATTATTTCACGGAACGTTGATCCGCTTGACAGTGCTGTTATCACGGTCGGCAAAATCACAGGAGGAACCGTTCAGAACATTATTGCTGAAAACGCCAGACTC is a window encoding:
- a CDS encoding N-acetyldiaminopimelate deacetylase; the protein is MLSLEKLTAIRRDLHQIPELGFQEFKTQRYLLHFFEKLPANRFELKKWRTGLLVKIKGTNPSKIMGYRADIDGLPITEQTGYSFSSVHEGMMHACGHDLHMTIALAIAEHFIHNPISDDLLLLFQPAEEGPGGAQPMMESEEFKEWKPDFITALHIAPELPAGTIGTKPGLLFANTSELFIDLKGKGGHAAYPHTAKDMIVAASQLVGQFQTIISRNVDPLDSAVITVGKITGGTVQNIIAENARLEGTIRTLSVQSMGRVKERIEAIVKGLELAYDCEAHIDYGAMYHQVFNEAELTKEFMQFAESLPFVQFEKSKEAMTGEDFGYFLSEIPGFMFWLGAESPYGLHHSKLQPDENALETAVRTMIEYFLFKS